Proteins from a genomic interval of Benincasa hispida cultivar B227 chromosome 7, ASM972705v1, whole genome shotgun sequence:
- the LOC120081815 gene encoding protein NOI4-like isoform X2 has protein sequence MASGPFLPKFGEWDEKNPAAAEGFTVIFDRARDNKKNGGGTGTPNNVIPQQNQNQYQNKKHEAAKKNHEHEYPRKQKGWHCCFW, from the exons ATGGCATCA GGTCCATTTCTGCCCAAATTTGGTGAGTGGGATGAAAAAAATCCTGCTGCTGCTGAAGGGTTTACAGTGATTTTCGACAGGGCTCGAGATAATAAGAAGAATGGTGGGGGAACTGGAACTCCTAATAATGTGATACCACAGCAAAACCAAAACCAataccaaaataaaaaacatgaagctgctaagaagaaTCACGAGCACGAGTATCCAAGAAAGCAG AAAGGATGGCATTGCTGCTTTTGGTAG
- the LOC120081815 gene encoding protein NOI4-like isoform X1, with protein MASKGPFLPKFGEWDEKNPAAAEGFTVIFDRARDNKKNGGGTGTPNNVIPQQNQNQYQNKKHEAAKKNHEHEYPRKQKGWHCCFW; from the exons ATGGCATCA AAGGGTCCATTTCTGCCCAAATTTGGTGAGTGGGATGAAAAAAATCCTGCTGCTGCTGAAGGGTTTACAGTGATTTTCGACAGGGCTCGAGATAATAAGAAGAATGGTGGGGGAACTGGAACTCCTAATAATGTGATACCACAGCAAAACCAAAACCAataccaaaataaaaaacatgaagctgctaagaagaaTCACGAGCACGAGTATCCAAGAAAGCAG AAAGGATGGCATTGCTGCTTTTGGTAG